One part of the Mariniblastus fucicola genome encodes these proteins:
- a CDS encoding DUF1501 domain-containing protein: MLSRREWLCRAGAGAGMVGLAGLLADENLLARKSTDSSRPVTSLSPRQSHFAPQVKSVIWLFMEGAPSAVDIFDPKPELDKRDGATTDIQAFFGNPGPLMKSPFSFKQYGESGQWVCDRYSNVAKHVDKMAFIKSLHSESNDHVPAIYQINSGLPRPGFPTAGAWVTYGLGSENQNLPGYVVLGNTKGAKGGPHNWGAGFLPSTFQGTLFRSTGTPVLNLNRQPAITKQDQRAQLDLMAKLNDEHMKRHTRDAEFANRMSSFELAFRMQKEATEVVDLGRESEATHKLYGIDNPRSKSYGSKCLMARRLVESGVRFVQVYSDGEWDAHDNLEENHTHHCAATDVPVAGLLTDLEQRGLLDSTLVIWGGEFGRMPISQNGKGRDHNPKGFLQWMAGGGIKGGTSYGATDEIGYEAVENPVSVNDLHATILQLLGLDHERLTYMHNGRSYRLTDVAGKVINEILT; this comes from the coding sequence ATATTGAGCCGCCGTGAATGGTTATGCCGCGCCGGCGCCGGTGCCGGAATGGTTGGGCTTGCCGGGTTGCTGGCCGATGAGAATTTGTTGGCACGAAAGTCAACGGACTCCTCGAGGCCGGTCACGAGCCTCTCCCCGCGGCAAAGCCATTTTGCTCCGCAGGTCAAATCGGTGATCTGGCTGTTCATGGAAGGAGCACCCAGCGCGGTCGATATCTTTGACCCCAAACCCGAACTCGATAAACGCGATGGAGCCACGACAGACATCCAAGCTTTTTTCGGCAACCCGGGACCGCTGATGAAGTCGCCGTTTTCTTTCAAACAGTACGGCGAAAGCGGTCAGTGGGTGTGCGACAGGTATTCGAACGTCGCAAAACATGTCGACAAAATGGCGTTCATCAAATCGTTGCACAGCGAATCGAACGACCACGTTCCTGCGATCTATCAAATCAACAGCGGACTGCCGCGTCCCGGATTCCCAACCGCTGGAGCCTGGGTGACTTACGGGCTGGGCAGCGAGAATCAGAACTTGCCAGGGTACGTGGTGCTGGGCAATACCAAAGGTGCCAAGGGTGGCCCGCACAATTGGGGTGCGGGTTTTCTGCCATCGACTTTTCAGGGAACGCTTTTCCGCTCCACAGGCACTCCGGTTCTTAACCTTAACCGCCAGCCAGCGATCACCAAACAGGACCAGCGTGCTCAGCTGGACCTGATGGCAAAGCTCAATGACGAACACATGAAGCGTCACACACGCGATGCCGAATTCGCCAACCGAATGTCATCCTTTGAGTTGGCGTTTCGAATGCAGAAGGAAGCCACCGAAGTTGTGGACCTCGGCAGAGAATCCGAAGCGACGCACAAGCTCTACGGAATCGATAATCCTCGCTCAAAGTCCTACGGATCCAAATGCCTGATGGCTCGGCGTCTCGTGGAGAGCGGCGTCCGTTTTGTGCAAGTTTACAGCGACGGCGAATGGGACGCTCATGACAACCTTGAAGAAAATCACACTCACCACTGCGCGGCGACAGATGTTCCGGTGGCTGGCTTGTTGACGGATCTGGAACAGCGAGGGTTGCTTGATTCGACGCTTGTGATCTGGGGCGGCGAGTTCGGACGCATGCCGATTTCGCAGAACGGAAAAGGCCGTGACCACAATCCCAAAGGCTTCCTGCAGTGGATGGCCGGCGGTGGAATCAAGGGCGGCACCAGCTACGGGGCGACCGACGAGATAGGTTATGAAGCTGTCGAAAACCCTGTCAGCGTGAACGACCTCCACGCCACCATCCTGCAATTGCTGGGCCTCGATCATGAGCGGCTAACGTACATGCACAACGGACGCAGCTATCGATTAACCGATGTCGCCGGTAAAGTCATCAACGAGATTCTGACCTAG
- a CDS encoding AraC family transcriptional regulator, whose protein sequence is MTKNKRPRHVGILVETDDSWGRNIVEAVCKFAQSNAWAVLISPRDSQGRLRLPTIWNGDGVIASLRNSPSVRHVKSLQLPVVDVGIMVPKYDWLARVATDDAARGEMAFEHLRDRGLTSFACYAPPIGRYSDSRSAAFANAVSDAGYSCASYEPSGDDAAGWLTNYSNVRRWLATLPRPLGIFAADPYPARQLVEICSMESIHIPDEVAVLSGDDDELLCNVAWPQISAVELASHQIGETAAKMLARMMNGGATPKREKLLPPLRVRGRHSTDILAMDDDEIAEVLRFIRDRAPTGITVADLLRQFPVSRRRLEQRFRAEINRSPAQEIRRIRMAYVARLLLDLDLPISSVAARAGFATSASLSQAFRQHFGVTPSDYRATNRSN, encoded by the coding sequence GTGACAAAAAACAAACGGCCGCGACACGTCGGCATTCTGGTCGAAACGGACGATTCATGGGGCAGGAATATCGTCGAAGCGGTCTGCAAGTTTGCTCAGTCCAATGCCTGGGCGGTTCTGATCTCGCCTCGCGATTCCCAGGGGCGTTTGCGACTGCCCACAATCTGGAACGGGGATGGCGTTATCGCTTCGCTACGCAATTCACCTTCTGTGCGGCACGTCAAAAGCCTGCAGTTGCCGGTTGTCGATGTTGGCATCATGGTCCCAAAGTATGACTGGCTGGCACGGGTAGCGACCGATGACGCGGCCCGCGGGGAAATGGCGTTTGAGCACTTGCGCGATCGTGGACTAACCAGTTTCGCCTGCTACGCTCCGCCCATTGGCCGCTATTCGGATTCGCGATCCGCGGCTTTCGCCAACGCGGTCTCGGATGCGGGCTATTCCTGTGCAAGCTATGAACCTTCGGGCGACGACGCGGCGGGGTGGCTAACAAATTACTCGAATGTGCGGCGCTGGCTGGCAACGCTGCCACGCCCTTTGGGAATTTTTGCTGCGGATCCTTACCCGGCGCGGCAACTGGTCGAAATCTGTTCGATGGAGTCCATTCACATTCCGGATGAAGTCGCGGTCCTGTCAGGGGATGACGATGAGCTTCTTTGTAACGTCGCCTGGCCCCAAATATCAGCGGTCGAATTGGCAAGCCATCAGATTGGAGAAACGGCAGCCAAAATGTTGGCTCGGATGATGAACGGCGGCGCGACGCCAAAGCGGGAAAAACTATTGCCTCCGTTGCGAGTGCGGGGCCGCCATTCGACTGACATCCTGGCGATGGACGATGACGAAATCGCGGAAGTCCTGCGGTTCATTCGTGACCGGGCGCCGACAGGGATTACGGTGGCCGACTTGCTGCGGCAGTTTCCCGTCTCGCGGCGAAGACTCGAGCAGCGATTTCGCGCCGAAATCAATCGCAGCCCGGCTCAGGAGATCCGACGCATCCGCATGGCTTACGTCGCCCGGTTACTGCTCGATTTGGATTTGCCAATCTCAAGCGTTGCGGCCAGAGCAGGTTTCGCGACCAGCGCTTCGTTGTCGCAGGCCTTTCGTCAGCACTTTGGCGTCACCCCCAGCGATTACCGGGCAACCAACCGCTCGAATTAG
- a CDS encoding dipeptide epimerase: MKMKLHPVHLPLKHPFTISRGTLTTQPALYVELEHDGVVGFGEVTENTYYGHTFDSISASLEKARPHLEKYVDGDPLEVWHEMLTIVDGDMFALSALDIAAHDLKGKRSGTPTWQNWGLDWKDVVPSSYTIGISSIEKMVAKLQEQPDWPVYKIKLGTENDLEIVRRLRQHTQAKFRVDANCGWTSAQAIENSKELAELDVEFIEQPLPVEAAREDKLNLFEQSALPILADEDCQIMSDIEKCHGLYHGVNVKICKCGGLTPALSMLRQARSLGMKTMVGCMIESSVGISGAAQLLPLLDFADLDGAILLRDEPATGLQIRNGVVSMPQSPGCGSSIDFEKLHDYKPAGATLPNRSS, translated from the coding sequence ATGAAGATGAAACTACATCCAGTCCACTTGCCGCTAAAGCATCCGTTTACCATTTCTCGCGGAACGCTGACGACACAGCCAGCACTCTACGTCGAACTGGAACACGATGGCGTTGTCGGATTTGGCGAAGTCACCGAAAACACTTATTACGGTCACACCTTCGATTCCATTTCGGCCTCACTGGAAAAAGCTCGGCCGCACCTGGAAAAATACGTCGATGGCGATCCGCTGGAAGTCTGGCATGAAATGCTGACGATCGTCGACGGCGACATGTTCGCGCTTTCAGCTTTGGACATCGCGGCTCACGATTTAAAAGGAAAACGGTCCGGCACCCCGACTTGGCAGAACTGGGGGTTGGATTGGAAAGACGTGGTGCCATCAAGCTACACGATCGGAATTTCCTCAATCGAAAAAATGGTCGCCAAACTTCAGGAACAACCCGACTGGCCGGTCTACAAAATCAAGCTGGGGACTGAGAACGATCTTGAAATCGTCCGGCGACTGCGGCAACACACCCAAGCGAAATTTCGCGTCGATGCCAACTGTGGGTGGACTTCCGCTCAAGCCATTGAAAACTCGAAAGAGTTGGCCGAACTGGATGTTGAGTTCATCGAGCAGCCGCTGCCGGTGGAAGCGGCGCGGGAAGACAAGCTTAACCTTTTCGAACAGTCCGCGCTTCCGATTCTGGCGGATGAGGACTGTCAGATCATGTCGGACATCGAAAAGTGCCACGGCCTGTACCATGGCGTCAACGTAAAGATCTGCAAGTGCGGTGGTTTAACGCCAGCGCTCTCGATGTTGCGGCAAGCCAGAAGCCTTGGAATGAAAACCATGGTCGGCTGCATGATCGAAAGTTCCGTTGGCATCAGCGGGGCGGCTCAGCTGCTACCATTGCTTGACTTCGCCGATCTCGACGGTGCGATTTTATTGCGAGACGAACCGGCAACCGGACTGCAGATCCGCAACGGCGTCGTCTCAATGCCCCAATCCCCCGGGTGCGGATCGTCGATCGACTTTGAGAAACTTCACGACTACAAACCAGCGGGCGCCACGCTTCCAAATCGAAGTTCGTAG
- a CDS encoding serine hydrolase, translated as MTGNSERLNCMVNRHPRYQCLVFVAALACMLLQLTSESYAQKANDEAIQKISAAVAYEVEHKDLPAFSIAIVEGNDVVWSKGFGFQDAEQETPATDQTVYRVGSISKLLTDISVMKLVESGELDLDEPVTTYLPDFKPNNTSGTPITLRMLMTHRSGLVRESPVGNYFDPDGPSLAATVASLNGTPIIYPPGSRTKYSNAAIAVVGAVLESKLKGRHADLVKREIFEPLQMDSSSFDLTPEIEKKLATAYMWTYDDRRFEAPKFLLGTGPAGNLYSSVLDLCKFTSFIFNEGRTKNGQVIKPATLKMMTSPQIGPDGKAQRFGIGFHIGDLDGEKVIGHGGAVYGFSTQLEAIPSRKIGVAAASALDGSNGVATRLSHYALRLMIANQDGKPLPDYQRTSPVAVQRAKQLVGRYREVDGDRTASIIELGGRTFLERGTFRHEIRANDSDGAMVTDDVLGFGMTVTQKNSDMLEINGTTFAPIANKPPAKVPDRWKGLIGEYGWDHNTLYILEREGQLYALIEWFYYYPLKEVNENEFLFPDYGLYHGEGLKFTRATDGTATEVVAAEVKFVRREIGTKDGETFKIDPIKPIEELRTTALAGSPPEEHGKFRNSDLVDLASLDPTIKMDIRYATTNNFMGAVFYKQPKAFMQRPAAEAVVRANAKLKKRGLGLLVHDAYRPWFVTKMFWDATPGEMKDFVANPALGSRHNRGCAVDITLYDLETGKPIQMVAGYDEFSARSFPMYPGGTASQRWYRHLLRQTMEAEGFSVYEFEWWHFDYKDWKKYRIGNQTFEDILSSRKPEKTISNKESTCRIAIGQIMCIDDDISGNLTRIEHAIKQAKDQQADIVCLPEMALRGWVNPEAHEFASTIPGKDSDVLCELARKYEIHVSIGLAEKEGDKLYDSAILIDDRGEVILKHRKINILSDLMKPSYTPGETVSVADTRFGKIGMLICADTFDQDALDKMVPRKPNLMLVPYGWANKAGAWPQHGLTLESTVSAAAKKLDCPVIGTNLVGSIAHGPWLGMVYGGQSYAVDAEGNTIATGADRDTDIVVFDVQL; from the coding sequence ATGACTGGAAATTCAGAACGATTGAACTGCATGGTGAACCGACATCCTCGATACCAGTGTCTCGTATTTGTCGCGGCATTGGCCTGTATGCTTTTGCAGCTGACCAGTGAAAGTTACGCACAAAAAGCCAACGATGAGGCGATTCAAAAAATCTCGGCGGCGGTTGCGTACGAAGTCGAGCATAAGGATCTGCCCGCTTTCTCGATCGCAATCGTCGAAGGCAACGATGTCGTTTGGTCGAAAGGTTTCGGGTTCCAGGATGCGGAACAGGAAACTCCGGCGACCGATCAAACCGTCTATCGCGTTGGCTCAATTTCCAAGCTGTTGACGGACATCAGCGTGATGAAGCTGGTGGAATCCGGCGAACTGGACCTGGACGAACCGGTTACGACTTACTTGCCTGACTTCAAACCGAACAACACTTCGGGCACACCGATTACATTGCGAATGTTGATGACCCATCGTTCGGGTTTGGTACGCGAATCGCCCGTGGGGAACTATTTTGACCCCGACGGACCTTCGCTGGCCGCGACCGTTGCCAGCCTCAACGGCACGCCGATCATCTACCCGCCAGGCTCCCGGACCAAATATTCAAACGCGGCGATCGCCGTGGTGGGCGCCGTCCTGGAATCGAAACTCAAAGGCCGCCATGCCGACCTGGTAAAGCGTGAGATTTTCGAGCCGCTGCAGATGGACAGCAGCAGCTTCGACTTGACGCCCGAGATCGAGAAAAAGTTGGCGACGGCCTACATGTGGACTTACGACGATCGACGTTTCGAAGCACCCAAGTTTTTGTTGGGAACCGGCCCGGCAGGAAACCTCTACTCCAGCGTGCTCGACCTTTGCAAGTTCACGTCGTTTATCTTCAACGAAGGCAGAACAAAGAACGGCCAGGTCATCAAACCGGCGACGCTGAAGATGATGACCTCGCCACAAATCGGACCGGACGGGAAAGCTCAACGATTCGGGATCGGATTCCACATTGGCGATCTGGACGGTGAAAAAGTCATCGGTCACGGCGGCGCGGTCTACGGCTTCTCGACGCAACTCGAAGCCATCCCTTCACGAAAGATTGGCGTCGCGGCAGCGTCAGCACTCGACGGCAGCAACGGCGTTGCAACGCGGTTGAGCCATTACGCGTTGCGGTTGATGATCGCGAATCAGGATGGCAAACCTCTTCCGGATTACCAACGCACTTCACCGGTTGCCGTTCAACGAGCCAAACAACTGGTCGGGAGGTACAGGGAAGTTGACGGCGATCGCACGGCAAGCATCATTGAACTTGGCGGTCGAACGTTTTTGGAGCGAGGCACCTTTCGACACGAAATTCGCGCCAACGATTCAGATGGTGCGATGGTAACAGATGACGTACTTGGCTTTGGCATGACCGTAACACAGAAGAACTCGGACATGCTCGAAATCAATGGGACGACATTTGCTCCCATTGCAAATAAACCACCGGCGAAAGTTCCCGACCGTTGGAAAGGGCTGATTGGCGAATACGGTTGGGACCACAACACGCTGTACATTCTTGAGCGCGAAGGTCAGCTTTATGCGTTGATCGAATGGTTCTACTACTATCCGTTGAAGGAAGTCAATGAAAACGAGTTTCTGTTTCCGGATTACGGCCTGTATCACGGTGAGGGACTCAAGTTCACACGTGCTACAGACGGAACCGCCACCGAAGTCGTTGCGGCGGAAGTCAAATTTGTTCGACGCGAGATCGGCACCAAGGACGGCGAAACGTTCAAAATTGACCCTATCAAACCGATCGAAGAATTGCGAACGACGGCTCTGGCGGGCAGCCCTCCGGAGGAACATGGTAAGTTTCGGAATTCCGACCTGGTAGATTTGGCGTCGCTTGATCCGACGATCAAAATGGATATCCGCTACGCCACGACCAACAACTTCATGGGAGCCGTTTTCTACAAACAGCCCAAGGCATTCATGCAACGTCCGGCGGCTGAAGCAGTCGTGCGAGCCAATGCCAAGCTCAAGAAACGCGGGCTGGGCCTGTTGGTCCATGATGCCTATCGTCCATGGTTCGTGACGAAAATGTTTTGGGACGCGACTCCCGGAGAGATGAAAGACTTCGTCGCAAATCCGGCTCTCGGTTCGCGGCACAATCGTGGCTGTGCGGTTGACATCACGCTTTACGATCTTGAAACCGGCAAGCCGATCCAGATGGTGGCGGGCTATGACGAATTCTCAGCCCGATCATTTCCGATGTATCCCGGAGGCACCGCGAGTCAGCGTTGGTATCGCCATCTGTTGCGGCAAACGATGGAGGCCGAAGGCTTTTCCGTCTATGAATTTGAGTGGTGGCACTTCGACTATAAAGACTGGAAGAAGTATCGTATCGGCAACCAGACATTCGAAGACATTTTGAGCTCCCGAAAGCCGGAGAAGACCATCAGCAACAAAGAATCGACTTGCCGCATCGCCATCGGGCAAATCATGTGCATCGACGACGACATTTCCGGCAACCTGACACGGATCGAACATGCGATCAAGCAAGCCAAAGACCAACAGGCGGACATTGTCTGCCTCCCGGAGATGGCATTGCGTGGCTGGGTGAATCCCGAAGCTCACGAATTCGCTTCCACCATTCCGGGCAAGGACTCCGACGTGCTTTGCGAGCTTGCCCGCAAGTATGAGATCCACGTTTCGATTGGCCTCGCGGAGAAAGAAGGCGACAAACTGTATGACTCGGCAATCCTGATCGACGATCGCGGCGAGGTCATCCTGAAGCATCGAAAGATCAACATCCTGAGCGACCTGATGAAGCCCAGCTACACTCCGGGAGAAACGGTTTCCGTTGCTGATACCCGGTTCGGAAAAATTGGCATGCTAATTTGCGCTGACACATTTGATCAGGATGCTTTGGACAAAATGGTTCCTCGCAAACCCAATTTAATGCTGGTCCCCTACGGCTGGGCCAACAAAGCAGGAGCCTGGCCACAGCATGGTTTGACGCTGGAGAGTACGGTCAGTGCGGCGGCAAAGAAACTGGACTGCCCGGTGATCGGAACCAATCTGGTCGGCTCCATCGCGCACGGCCCGTGGCTGGGCATGGTCTACGGCGGTCAAAGCTATGCCGTCGATGCAGAAGGAAACACGATCGCCACGGGCGCCGACCGAGACACGGACATCGTCGTCTTTGATGTCCAGCTTTAG
- a CDS encoding PSD1 and planctomycete cytochrome C domain-containing protein: MSSLTFAQESQSSVGDASPTIDFVRDLQPIFRVHCYECHAGTTEEGGLNLGVGTKAIEGGDSGKVIHAGNARESLILDVVSGEDRSMPPEGNEPLSEKQIMLLKAWIDQGANWPESADVVDPKMDLAKRHWAFQRLTQPAVPSPGTNESNNGWSKGEIDRFIFKRMQAAGLRPSRPADARTLVRRLYFDLAGLPPTAEQTIQFVEAHSSNADDAIKNLVDQLLDSPHYGERWGRHWLDVARYADSDGQEADMDRPHAYHYRDFVIEALNDNMPYDQFVRWQIAGDEYEPDNDAAVSATGFLTAGPSFKLPDTFLESERLSNRYNELDDVISTLGSGMLGITVACARCHDHKYDAFSAKDYYQLLGVFHSGDRVTDKLPGGEDGFFFRDFDTQRRTTWLFRRSDFYDREIELEIGFPAILSNGPDAAEYWAKARQDFRKIGAPKSTLQRRAFAEWITDTEQGGGALLARVIVNRVWHHHFGRGLVRTTEDFGVRGDAPTHPQLLERLTSDFVADGWDIKSLHRKILTSAVWRQASTKESWDPRGFESDPSNELLWRRTPQRLEAEILRDAMLAVSETLNPQASGPGFKPYIAPEANLARNIQGESYPNDATDDASTRRRSVYMFHKRLIPYPMFQAFDRPDLMTICARRQTTTVAPQAMVILNDRFVRSVAKDFARLLIKRSGGVSEPANLDLKQIVELAFETSFARAPTDAEIEASIAFIRSQAGSRTGRSEEQPQVEALADYCQTLFGLNEFIYVD; the protein is encoded by the coding sequence ATGAGCAGTCTCACCTTTGCGCAGGAATCGCAGTCGTCCGTTGGCGATGCAAGCCCGACCATCGATTTTGTCCGCGACCTTCAGCCGATTTTTCGTGTTCACTGCTATGAGTGTCATGCAGGCACCACCGAAGAAGGCGGTTTGAATCTGGGCGTTGGGACCAAAGCCATCGAAGGAGGCGATAGCGGGAAAGTCATTCATGCCGGGAACGCTAGAGAAAGCTTGATCCTTGACGTGGTTTCAGGAGAAGATCGCTCGATGCCTCCGGAGGGAAACGAGCCGCTTTCGGAAAAGCAGATCATGCTTCTCAAAGCCTGGATCGACCAGGGCGCGAACTGGCCGGAGTCCGCCGATGTTGTCGACCCAAAAATGGATCTGGCAAAAAGGCACTGGGCGTTTCAACGACTGACGCAACCCGCTGTTCCGTCGCCGGGCACAAACGAATCCAACAACGGATGGTCGAAAGGTGAAATCGATCGATTTATTTTCAAACGCATGCAAGCCGCAGGTCTTCGGCCTTCCCGACCGGCCGATGCAAGAACGCTGGTACGCCGCCTATATTTTGATCTGGCGGGATTGCCACCAACTGCCGAACAAACCATCCAGTTCGTTGAGGCACATTCCTCAAACGCTGACGACGCGATCAAGAATCTTGTTGACCAGTTGCTCGATTCGCCGCATTACGGTGAGCGATGGGGCAGGCACTGGCTGGATGTCGCACGCTATGCGGACAGCGATGGGCAGGAAGCGGACATGGACCGCCCTCACGCTTACCACTATCGCGATTTCGTGATTGAGGCTCTCAATGACAATATGCCTTACGACCAGTTTGTGCGTTGGCAAATAGCGGGGGATGAGTATGAGCCCGACAATGATGCGGCGGTTTCGGCGACCGGATTTTTAACGGCGGGTCCAAGCTTTAAACTGCCGGACACGTTTCTTGAAAGCGAGCGTTTGTCGAATCGTTACAACGAATTGGACGACGTGATTTCCACGCTCGGTTCGGGAATGCTGGGCATCACCGTGGCCTGCGCCCGCTGCCACGATCACAAATACGACGCGTTTTCGGCAAAAGACTACTACCAACTGCTTGGCGTCTTTCACAGCGGCGATCGGGTAACGGACAAATTGCCTGGTGGAGAAGACGGTTTCTTTTTCCGCGATTTCGACACCCAACGACGGACGACGTGGCTGTTTCGCCGCAGCGATTTTTACGATCGAGAGATTGAACTGGAAATTGGCTTCCCGGCAATTTTGTCGAACGGCCCAGACGCCGCGGAGTACTGGGCGAAAGCCAGGCAAGACTTTCGCAAAATCGGGGCCCCCAAAAGCACACTCCAACGACGTGCTTTCGCCGAATGGATCACCGACACCGAACAGGGGGGCGGGGCGTTGTTGGCCAGAGTCATCGTCAACCGCGTTTGGCATCATCATTTCGGCCGCGGACTGGTTCGGACAACGGAAGACTTTGGCGTCCGCGGGGATGCTCCGACTCATCCGCAGTTGTTGGAACGTTTGACATCCGACTTCGTTGCCGACGGCTGGGATATCAAGTCATTGCATCGAAAGATCCTGACCAGTGCGGTTTGGCGACAGGCCAGCACGAAGGAAAGCTGGGATCCGCGTGGATTTGAGAGCGATCCATCGAATGAATTACTTTGGCGAAGAACCCCACAACGCCTGGAAGCCGAAATCCTTCGCGATGCCATGTTGGCGGTGAGTGAAACGCTGAATCCTCAAGCCAGCGGTCCTGGCTTTAAACCGTACATCGCGCCCGAAGCCAACCTTGCCAGAAATATCCAGGGCGAGAGCTACCCCAATGATGCTACTGACGACGCCAGCACGCGCCGGCGTAGCGTCTACATGTTTCATAAGCGTCTGATTCCCTATCCCATGTTTCAAGCTTTCGATCGCCCCGACCTGATGACCATTTGTGCGCGTCGGCAAACGACCACGGTGGCTCCTCAGGCGATGGTCATTCTAAATGATCGCTTTGTCCGTTCGGTGGCTAAGGATTTTGCCCGCCTGCTGATCAAGCGTAGCGGTGGCGTGTCGGAGCCCGCGAATCTTGACCTCAAACAGATCGTTGAACTGGCATTTGAGACATCGTTTGCCCGTGCGCCTACCGACGCGGAAATCGAGGCCTCGATCGCGTTCATTCGATCTCAAGCCGGATCCAGAACCGGGCGATCCGAAGAGCAACCGCAGGTCGAGGCGTTGGCTGACTATTGCCAGACATTGTTTGGCTTGAACGAATTTATTTACGTCGATTGA
- a CDS encoding DUF1611 domain-containing protein, giving the protein MLELQPYSVEQSLRSHRAITLLTQGFSNLFVAKTAISMLRYRGADIVAILDDQVDETNAAELFQVSGEFGQIPVAKEIPKDSDALYIGIAPPGGKLPSEWRPVVLNAIRMKMDIVSGLHDFLSADPEFVALAEANDVQLIDVRQNQITEIATGQPFRPDCLRILSVGQDCSVGKMVATLEVNRGLVERGFDSQFLASGQTGIMITGTGVPVDCVAADFANGAVEDLVRRNDQHDFVLVEGQGSISHPAFSAVTLGLLHGCRPDGMIFCYEAGRQQIKGLNDLDLPSIASQMNALETMANLLNESRFIGVAVNTRMLTPDDAKAEVARIEQEFGLPACDVYRDGADKLVDACIALKQDKGIAQ; this is encoded by the coding sequence ATGCTTGAACTCCAACCTTACTCCGTTGAGCAATCGCTCCGATCACACCGGGCAATCACCCTGTTAACCCAAGGTTTCTCCAATCTTTTTGTCGCCAAGACCGCGATTTCGATGCTGCGTTATCGCGGCGCCGACATCGTGGCGATCTTGGACGACCAAGTCGACGAGACCAACGCGGCCGAGCTATTTCAGGTGTCGGGCGAGTTTGGCCAGATTCCAGTCGCCAAGGAAATACCAAAGGATTCCGACGCCCTGTACATCGGGATCGCACCTCCAGGAGGCAAGCTGCCTTCTGAGTGGCGGCCTGTCGTTCTCAATGCGATCCGTATGAAAATGGATATCGTTTCGGGGCTTCATGACTTCCTTAGTGCCGACCCCGAATTCGTGGCGCTTGCGGAAGCCAATGACGTGCAGCTGATCGACGTTCGCCAAAACCAAATCACTGAAATCGCCACCGGCCAGCCCTTTCGACCTGACTGTCTTCGCATTCTGTCAGTGGGTCAGGATTGCAGCGTCGGAAAGATGGTTGCCACGCTCGAAGTCAATCGCGGGCTTGTCGAGCGTGGTTTCGATTCACAGTTTCTTGCCTCCGGTCAAACGGGAATCATGATCACCGGCACAGGAGTTCCCGTCGATTGCGTGGCTGCCGATTTCGCCAACGGAGCCGTGGAAGACCTTGTTCGCCGCAATGATCAGCATGATTTCGTTCTGGTGGAAGGCCAAGGCAGCATTTCGCATCCGGCTTTCTCTGCCGTCACGCTGGGTTTGCTGCACGGTTGCCGGCCGGATGGAATGATCTTCTGCTATGAGGCCGGTCGGCAGCAAATCAAAGGCTTGAACGACCTTGATTTGCCTTCGATTGCCAGCCAGATGAATGCTCTTGAGACCATGGCAAACCTGCTGAACGAAAGTCGCTTTATCGGCGTTGCCGTCAACACGCGAATGCTAACGCCAGACGATGCCAAAGCGGAAGTCGCTCGCATCGAACAGGAATTCGGATTGCCAGCCTGCGATGTTTATCGGGATGGCGCTGACAAACTGGTCGACGCCTGCATCGCCCTGAAACAGGACAAAGGAATTGCCCAATGA